The window TAGCACTTGCTGGGGGGTCACCCCCCTGTCCCAGCTGGCCTCCGCTCTTTTCCCCCTATGAGAAGGGGAGCCCCAAAGATGCCCCTGGGAGCTCTGCTCTGGCTGTGCCTGCCCTCCCTGGGGTGCTGGATTCACGCTAGGAGCCCGCTTTGTCTCTTCCCCTGAGCAGCAGCGTGTTTCCGAGACGAGTAGACTGTATTTAGAAAATTAAGTGGAGAATGGCCCAGCCCTCGTTCCGGCTGCTCTCCTCGTGGTAATTGGCTCTCCGGGGTATTGAACGCTCTTGTTACGCTGCGTGCAGCTGCAAAGGCGTAAATAAAAACGGGGGAGTGCTCCCCTCTgtctctcccttttccccaaaggcttttccttttaaactgcCTTTGCCTCCAAACACAGCTGATAACAGCTGAGTTGCAGCGTGTTCGACCCCGGGCTGTgcaggtgggagcagggagggaccgACTGTAGAAATTTGGCACTGGGGGAGCTGGAGCATCCcctgcatctccccagggctcacGTTGGCAGGAGCTGGTGTGATCCCAGGCCCGTAGGGTCTGTGCTGCACCTCCCCAGGGCTTTTGGTGGCCGGTCCCACCTGCCCATGGGTGGTGGCTGGAGCGGACAGCGACTGCTCTCACAGCacgggtgggatggggagagcaACCCGGAGCTGGGTGAGGCTCCTGCTGTGTCCCTGCTGTTTCCCTagctcctggggcagcctgaGCCTGGCCACAGCTTCCCCCCAGGAGAAGGAGCCCCGACCTCATCGCGTGGGGCTGAGAtgctgggtgctgcggggagaAGGAGCGGCTGTGGCCTTATCAGAGGGGCTCCTCTCTGCGGGAGGCGGCTGCTTTCCGCCGCCTGCATTAATCATGCGCTGCAACCTTTCAGGAGGGAGAGACACAGCCTGCTTTGATGAGGCTAATTAAAACGAGCCAGCTCCGGGAGAGGCTGCGTCGGGTCCTGATAAACAATCTTTTGTCTGCAGCGCTTAACCCCAGCGGGTTCGTGGTGCCGTGCAGCTGAGGGGGAGCatgtgggagaggagagggttTGAGAAGAGGATGAGGGCCCTGCGTCGAGCCGGGGTGGTTGCAGGCTCGTGCCTGAGCCTCAGGGCTCCTGGGGGCTCTGCTGCCCGTGCTCCAGAGAGGAGAGGTGCGGGGAGGTGGGGGTCCTCCTCTGCAGGCCGGAGAAATGTGGGGACGGGAGACCAACCCTGCAGCCCGCTCAGCTCAGCTCGCACCATAAAGCCGCCCCAGGGCCCGGCGGAGGTGGCTGCTGGGCACCCAGGGCAGCAGACCCGGGCACGTTCCTCGCTCTCTCCCTTTGTGGCCGGGCACAAACCCGCTCCCCAAGCACGGCTCAAGATGCAGCCACCCCTGGGGGCTGAGGCGGCACCGAGCAGCTGCGAACACGAGAGCTAACAAGCTAACGTTAGCGACAGCGCGTTAACATGCAAGGCAGCACGGTCAGCAACGCACCTCGAGTTAATTTTACGGAGGGCTGCAAAGAGCGGCTGGGGCTGGAGTGTGCGATGCTGGCACAGACGCAGCCCTCCCTCCTCGCCCGGGCGCCGAGGAGGTGCTTCCACGTCACGTTTGAAGAAAGACGCTGGGTTATTGGCGACGGCTTGACATCCCTGGAGAGCCCTTCAGGCCATCTGCCATCCCACCCAGCCCGCGGCACCTGCGCTGCACGCTCCAAACGCAGAGCCCTCGGCGCTGCTAATTACCCTGCAGCCGATGCTCGGTCCCCGGGATCCTGCGTGCCCCGAGGATGGTGCGAGGGAGGAACCGGTGGATGTCGCACAGAcgggaaaacaaagcagctcCCGCTACAGCAGCTCGCCGCTACCGGCCTCCCGCCGGGCGCGATGGGGTCCCACCGCTGCCCCGGTGCCAAATCACTCTCCAGCCCTCGAGATCTCGCTGGGGGAGCCTCTTTAACGGCATTCCTTCCCCGACACGCTTTGTTCAccttaaatatttgtatttcaatcACGGGGGTTTTCCCCCAACCCTCCAGGCCTAATGAAGGGTCCGCACGGTACCGCGCTGCGCAGCAGTGACAGCCTCCTTCCATTCAAGCCTCTTGGGCAGCCCCCCCTGAAATACTGAGGAGTATTTTCTGTGCTTACACAAAGCAGGTGTCCGGCAGATGTCACCTCCAGCAGGTTCAGCCTCTCATCCCCTGAAGACCCCTTATTCCTTATTTAGAGTGCCCAAGCTGATGGGGGCGATCTCCTCCCCGTGAGCCAGGCTCGCCCAGCACCATGCGCCATGGGAGggctcctccagcctcccccaggGGCCTCCTCGCAGCCCCCAACCCTGGGGCACCCACGGGAACCTCCCTGCCCGGGTGCTGGGACCAGCCCTCGGTGACGCCCTCGGTGACAGCCGTGGTGGCATCTGCCCCCTGGCCCTTTGTGTGGCCCCAGACCCTGCAGGTTTTGCTCCCCCCCAGGGCACACGGGGAGCGATGTGCGGTCATGCCCGGCTCAGGGCAGCCGTGTTCTGCCCCAGCCACTGCTGGAGCCCAGGGAAAGGGGCCCGGGCACTGGTGTGGCATGTAGCACCTGCACGAGGCCATTCAAGGTTAATTCCTGAGACCCTACAATAAATACAGAGCATGGGCAGGTGATGcggtgatggggagggggacacagCAACAGGAGGAAGCGGCTGTGAGGGCTGGAGGACGAATGCTGGGCAGAGGATGAGAAGCGGGGCGTGGGCTGTGGGCTGCCCCCAGCCATCGGAGGGATGCTGTGGAAGCCCCCGAACACAATCTGACCCTGGCAATGGCACCGCATGTAAAAACGACTTTCCTCTCGTGTCGGGCTGTCTGGAGAGATTTGTCTCCACGTGGAAACATTTGAAGCAAGTAATTTACGGGATGGATTAAAAACTGGTGGCAGCTCATGACAAATACCACCTTTTGTGGGGCTGCATTTTCCTACGGGAtaattatttccctttctcaGCATCCCGCTCGTACCGATTTCTCTTTCCACAGAACATTGTGCTTTAATGATGCTTCACGTTTAATTCCCGAGATGCAATTTTTGCCTTCGCGCTGCAGACAATGGCTCTTGCGAACAGCACAAAGGCTCGCGCTCGGGCACCCCGGCGGGGCACAGCTGCTTCtctaaaacaggaaaggaagaaccACGTTGCTTCGAGGCGCCGTGAATTGTCCTCTCTCCCCCGGACAGAGCACCATGGTTTCTGAGGCCGTTGTGGGGTTGCTGGTGGGAGCGCGGGTCCCAGCCTTCGTCCCGCTCtccgcagcggggctgggggagcgcagaggccgggggccgccgggggctggctgctgccacaCGGATGGCGGTGGCGCCGGCCGTCCCCTTCTGTCCAGAGCGGTGCGAGCGCCAACTCTACGCCACAGTTTTACAAGAAACTATTGCTAAAAAAGGGTCGCTGCCGGCAGAAGATTCGGCGCTACGTCCAGCGAGGAGCAGCCGGCACCGGGCCCCGGCTGTCGGGAAGGAGCCGGCTGCCGCTGCCACGGGGAGCTCGGCCTCGTGTCCGTGCCCAGCCGCCACCGACCGTGGCGTGGGAGTCCCACGGGTGTCTCGGTGGTGCCATCGTCCCTGTGCTGGCCACGGAGGCGTGCAGCGCGTCCCCGGGCCGTGTCACCCCGCTGCTGCCGGCcgggaccccccaccccagaAGGGGCCGGGGCGGCCAGGGGGGTGCCCAGAGCCTCACCGGGCTGCGACGGCACGGCTaccggggcgctgcggggggagccccggttccgccggcggcgcggggggccccggggcggcTCGGGGCTACGAGCCCGGCCcctcggggggctgggggggggggctgagctgGCTCTCCAGCAGCGCCTGACCCCCCTCGGCCGACACCCTGCGCATCCTCAGGCGCACCGAGCCGTAGGTGCCCCCGGCGCGGCGGGCCGCCCGGGCTCGGCGGCGGGCTGCGGCGGCGGCCAGCAGGAGGGCGGCGAGCAGGAGCCCTCCCAGGGCCAGCAAGGCCAAGCCGGCCACGGTGCAGCGGTCGAGGCGCGCTCGGAGCCGAGCCGCCCGTGCCTCCAGCCGCTCCATCTGCCTCGCCGGCACGGCCGGGTCCGGGCGGGCCGCCCGCGGCACGGCCCCCGCCAGCACCACCAGCGCCGCGCCGCTCAGCGCGCAGCCCAGAGCCAGAGCCAGccccgggcccggggccgggccgagcccccccggacccacccccccgccgcctccgccgccgccgctccccgttGTCGCCGCCGTCTCGGCCGG of the Anser cygnoides isolate HZ-2024a breed goose chromosome 16, Taihu_goose_T2T_genome, whole genome shotgun sequence genome contains:
- the TMEM74B gene encoding transmembrane protein 74B, which codes for MAAPRAAELRSPAETAATTGSGGGGGGGGVGPGGLGPAPGPGLALALGCALSGAALVVLAGAVPRAARPDPAVPARQMERLEARAARLRARLDRCTVAGLALLALGGLLLAALLLAAAAARRRARAARRAGGTYGSVRLRMRRVSAEGGQALLESQLSPPPQPPEGPGS